A window of the Microbulbifer aggregans genome harbors these coding sequences:
- a CDS encoding DUF1622 domain-containing protein, whose amino-acid sequence MENELQSLLASTKSIVEVAGYAIEVFGVLVMIIATVNSTAHFLRTRGNVSREEAYTQYRQSLGRGIILGLEFLIAGDIVRTVVVAETLQNVGTLALIVFIRTFLSITLHLEVEGRWPWQDKPQRQPK is encoded by the coding sequence ATGGAAAATGAACTGCAGTCGCTCCTGGCATCCACCAAGTCCATTGTGGAAGTGGCCGGTTACGCCATCGAAGTTTTCGGCGTGCTGGTAATGATTATTGCCACCGTTAACTCCACCGCGCACTTCCTCCGTACCCGCGGCAACGTTTCTCGGGAAGAGGCCTATACCCAGTACCGCCAGAGCCTTGGCCGCGGCATTATCCTGGGGCTGGAATTTCTGATTGCCGGGGATATTGTCAGGACTGTCGTCGTCGCCGAAACACTGCAAAATGTCGGCACTTTGGCGCTGATCGTTTTTATCCGCACGTTTCTCAGTATCACTCTGCATCTGGAGGTGGAGGGACGCTGGCCCTGGCAGGACAAGCCGCAACGGCAGCCGAAGTGA
- the glpQ gene encoding glycerophosphodiester phosphodiesterase, producing the protein MLPRSLSPIFALLIALTGAISDTLAAQQAEPLVIAHRGASAYLPEHTLEAKALAYGMRPDYIEQDLVLSKDNRLIVMHDITLDNVTDVAKQFPDRARENGHFYTIDFTLKELKQLRVSEAFKRSGQTVEQKYPGRFPLWKSSFQLSTFEEELELIQGLNQSLGYDIGIYPEIKKPWFHHREGRDIARRTLEVLQRYGYRNAAQKVFLQSFDPEELQRIDRELMPDMGMDLPLVQLIAETSWGEKQVEREGFLVNYSYDWIREPGGLAKVAGYADAIGPWAVMLVRKGDSGLQASALREEARRLGLPVHAYTFRADTLPENLEGIEGFDDLLALFINQLAVEGLFTDHPDRVRAFIDRQREAAALADH; encoded by the coding sequence ATGTTACCCAGAAGCCTGAGCCCCATATTCGCCCTGCTGATTGCACTGACAGGAGCCATTTCCGACACACTTGCCGCCCAGCAGGCTGAACCGCTCGTCATTGCCCACCGGGGCGCCTCCGCATATCTGCCCGAGCATACTCTTGAAGCCAAAGCCCTGGCCTATGGTATGCGTCCCGACTATATCGAGCAGGATCTGGTATTGAGCAAGGACAATCGATTGATCGTCATGCACGACATCACCCTCGATAACGTCACCGATGTGGCCAAACAATTCCCCGACAGGGCGCGGGAAAATGGACATTTCTACACCATCGACTTCACCCTGAAAGAACTCAAGCAACTACGGGTGAGTGAGGCTTTCAAGCGCAGTGGACAGACTGTCGAGCAGAAATATCCCGGCCGTTTCCCACTGTGGAAATCCAGTTTTCAGCTCTCCACATTCGAGGAGGAACTGGAACTGATCCAGGGGCTGAATCAATCCCTGGGCTATGACATTGGAATTTATCCGGAAATCAAGAAACCCTGGTTCCATCACCGTGAAGGCAGGGATATCGCCAGGCGCACTCTGGAGGTGCTGCAGCGCTATGGATATAGGAACGCGGCGCAGAAGGTATTTCTGCAGAGCTTTGATCCCGAGGAACTGCAGCGCATCGATCGCGAGCTGATGCCGGACATGGGAATGGATTTACCGCTGGTGCAGCTCATCGCCGAAACCAGCTGGGGCGAAAAGCAGGTGGAGCGGGAAGGTTTCCTGGTCAACTACAGCTATGACTGGATCCGGGAGCCCGGCGGCCTGGCAAAGGTCGCCGGCTATGCCGATGCCATTGGCCCCTGGGCGGTGATGCTCGTACGGAAGGGCGACAGCGGACTGCAGGCCAGCGCGTTGCGGGAGGAGGCACGGCGCCTCGGATTGCCTGTGCATGCCTACACATTCCGCGCCGACACCCTGCCCGAGAACCTGGAGGGGATAGAGGGCTTCGACGACCTGCTTGCCCTGTTCATCAACCAGCTTGCAGTCGAGGGACTGTTTACCGATCACCCGGACAGGGTTCGTGCCTTCATCGATCGGCAGCGCGAGGCCGCCGCGCTAGCGGATCACTGA
- a CDS encoding long-chain-fatty-acid--CoA ligase: protein MNGLMMGTQLTLTGIMRHAQQNFPDSEIVSVTADNPLHRYRYGDAFARIAQLANALQGLGAQSGDRIGTLAWNDYRHFELYYATSCSGLICHTINPRLFAEQIAYIIQHAEDQWLFIDPMFVPLLEALSDQLTSVKGYILLTDSANMPDTTLANVHCYETLIEGHPSTFDWPDLDEQSAAALCYTSGTTGNPKGVLYSHRAMVLHTYGVLLPNVFNLQQHEAVLPVVPMFHVNAWSIPYAVPAVGAKLVFPGPKMADGETLSKLMNAEGVTIAAGVPTVWMALLKYLRDNEETLTSLNRVVVGGSACPWAIMEEFEQRHGVYTHHAWGMTEMSPLGTYNSRVDETLPPEEARTLRLKQGVAAYGVEMRIVDAEGKELPRDGVAFGALQVRGPWVCERYFKAGESALTADGWFDTGDVATIDSKGYLGITDRTKDVIKSGGEWISSIELENIAAAQPGVAEAAVIGVPHEKWSERPLLVVVPTVGAQLDRQTLLSAFEGKVAKWWIPEDCVVVDEIPHTATGKVSKKDLREQFAEHRWPEEAPA from the coding sequence ATGAACGGCCTGATGATGGGAACACAACTCACCCTGACCGGTATCATGCGTCACGCGCAGCAGAATTTTCCGGACAGTGAAATCGTCTCGGTCACTGCCGACAATCCCCTGCACCGCTACCGCTATGGCGATGCCTTTGCGCGGATTGCACAGCTAGCCAATGCCCTGCAGGGCCTCGGCGCCCAGTCTGGTGACCGGATCGGCACCCTCGCCTGGAATGACTACCGGCACTTCGAACTCTATTACGCAACGTCTTGCTCCGGTCTGATCTGCCACACCATCAACCCGCGTCTGTTTGCCGAGCAGATCGCCTACATCATCCAGCATGCAGAAGACCAGTGGTTGTTTATTGACCCAATGTTTGTGCCTTTGCTGGAAGCGCTTTCTGATCAGCTGACATCGGTGAAGGGCTATATCCTGCTAACCGACAGCGCCAACATGCCCGATACCACCCTGGCCAACGTGCACTGTTACGAGACACTGATCGAAGGGCATCCCAGCACCTTTGACTGGCCGGATCTGGATGAACAATCGGCCGCTGCACTCTGCTACACCTCGGGAACCACCGGCAACCCCAAGGGAGTGCTGTACTCCCACCGGGCGATGGTGCTGCACACCTATGGCGTGCTGTTGCCCAACGTGTTCAATCTGCAGCAGCACGAGGCTGTTCTCCCTGTTGTACCCATGTTCCACGTCAACGCCTGGTCAATTCCCTATGCGGTGCCGGCCGTGGGTGCCAAGCTGGTGTTCCCGGGTCCGAAGATGGCCGATGGTGAGACCCTCAGCAAGCTGATGAACGCTGAAGGGGTCACTATCGCTGCCGGAGTTCCCACAGTCTGGATGGCGCTGCTCAAGTATCTGCGCGACAACGAAGAAACACTCACCAGCCTGAACCGGGTGGTGGTCGGGGGATCCGCCTGCCCCTGGGCGATCATGGAGGAGTTCGAGCAGCGTCACGGTGTCTACACCCACCACGCCTGGGGCATGACAGAAATGAGCCCGCTTGGCACCTACAACAGCCGTGTAGATGAGACCCTGCCCCCCGAGGAAGCCCGCACCCTGCGACTCAAGCAAGGCGTCGCGGCCTATGGCGTCGAAATGCGCATCGTCGACGCCGAGGGCAAGGAGTTACCCCGGGATGGCGTCGCTTTTGGTGCGCTGCAGGTTCGCGGGCCCTGGGTCTGTGAACGCTATTTCAAAGCCGGGGAGTCAGCGCTGACCGCCGATGGCTGGTTTGATACTGGCGATGTGGCCACCATTGATTCCAAGGGCTACCTGGGTATTACCGACCGCACCAAGGATGTCATCAAATCCGGGGGGGAGTGGATCTCCTCGATCGAATTGGAGAATATCGCCGCAGCGCAGCCCGGCGTTGCCGAGGCGGCTGTGATCGGCGTACCTCATGAAAAGTGGAGTGAGCGCCCACTCCTTGTGGTGGTGCCCACCGTTGGTGCGCAGCTGGATCGCCAAACCCTGCTGAGCGCATTCGAGGGCAAAGTAGCCAAATGGTGGATTCCAGAGGACTGTGTCGTCGTCGACGAAATTCCACATACGGCAACCGGCAAAGTGAGCAAGAAAGATCTGCGCGAGCAATTTGCCGAGCACCGCTGGCCCGAAGAGGCCCCCGCGTAA
- a CDS encoding M48 family metalloprotease → MHTFNKILIATLLATTVGCAFNPATNRPDLVLMSEEKEINIGKEMHEKIVASTPIYKDPVLTAYVEHVGQKVAKASDRPELTYTFTIIDSQDINAFALPGGYVYINRGLLTYLHSEAEMAAVLAHEVGHITARHAVRQKTAATGAGVASVLSVLVTGSGVVGDVANLWGTAAVKGYGREMELEADRFGAQYMYNAGYDPQSMINVIGLLKDQETFARRKARLEGKKPQTYHGVFSTHPRNDIRLQEVVAAAGKLPEDKKTTKVEYYREKTEGLVYGKNAQQTEKNRYNHQRLGFSLLFPEDWKVENQRSAIVGTAPDSSATITIKVAQRNGNQPADMALREVYDVRTLEQDEELNQYRLTGHTGKLPSSATGAPDRVAVIYYGSRQYMLEGKIQGDAPDKDVKEQYDNLFLTSIRSFRPLRKSDVVQPDIKRVKYVQANEKTTFASLARHMDIGDYAEEQLRLLNGYYPRGEPKPGEWIKIVQ, encoded by the coding sequence ATGCATACTTTCAATAAAATACTCATCGCTACCCTGCTCGCGACCACCGTCGGTTGTGCATTCAACCCGGCCACCAACCGGCCTGACCTGGTGCTGATGTCCGAGGAAAAGGAAATCAACATCGGCAAGGAAATGCATGAAAAAATTGTCGCCAGTACACCGATCTACAAGGATCCGGTGCTGACCGCCTACGTGGAGCACGTGGGGCAGAAAGTTGCCAAGGCCAGTGACCGACCAGAGCTGACCTATACCTTCACCATCATCGACAGCCAGGACATCAATGCCTTCGCCCTACCGGGTGGCTATGTGTACATCAATCGCGGCCTGCTCACCTACCTGCACTCTGAAGCGGAGATGGCCGCTGTACTCGCCCATGAGGTCGGCCACATTACAGCGCGCCATGCCGTGCGCCAGAAAACCGCAGCCACCGGTGCCGGCGTGGCCTCGGTACTCTCGGTGCTCGTTACCGGCAGCGGTGTCGTCGGGGACGTAGCCAACCTGTGGGGCACTGCGGCGGTTAAAGGCTATGGCCGCGAAATGGAACTGGAGGCAGACCGCTTCGGCGCCCAGTACATGTACAACGCCGGCTACGACCCCCAGTCCATGATTAATGTGATCGGCCTCCTCAAGGACCAGGAGACCTTCGCACGGCGCAAGGCGCGACTGGAGGGCAAGAAACCACAGACCTATCACGGTGTTTTCTCCACCCACCCGCGCAACGATATTCGCCTGCAGGAAGTAGTAGCGGCTGCGGGTAAGCTGCCCGAAGACAAGAAAACCACCAAGGTGGAATATTACCGCGAGAAAACCGAAGGACTCGTCTACGGAAAAAATGCGCAGCAGACGGAAAAAAACCGCTACAACCACCAGCGCCTGGGCTTTTCCCTGCTGTTCCCCGAGGACTGGAAAGTGGAAAACCAGCGTTCGGCAATTGTTGGCACGGCACCGGACAGCAGCGCCACCATCACCATCAAGGTGGCGCAGCGCAACGGCAACCAGCCGGCGGACATGGCCCTGCGCGAGGTTTACGATGTGCGCACCCTCGAGCAGGATGAGGAACTCAACCAGTACAGATTGACCGGCCATACCGGCAAGCTTCCATCGTCCGCTACCGGGGCACCGGATCGAGTGGCGGTTATCTACTATGGCAGCCGGCAGTACATGCTCGAGGGCAAAATCCAGGGCGATGCCCCGGACAAGGACGTCAAAGAGCAGTACGACAACCTGTTCCTTACCAGCATCCGCAGCTTCCGTCCGCTACGCAAGAGTGATGTCGTCCAACCCGATATCAAACGGGTCAAATATGTGCAGGCCAATGAGAAGACCACCTTTGCCTCACTGGCCCGGCACATGGATATCGGCGACTACGCTGAAGAACAGCTGCGCTTGCTGAACGGCTACTATCCCCGCGGCGAACCCAAACCCGGTGAATGGATCAAGATCGTCCAGTGA
- a CDS encoding vWA domain-containing protein encodes MRRNRNKRQQEEFNISFLDVICCGFGAIVLLLMIAKTVEPIVLEEAELDLDGQVEDLQQQLAEIRGETTVLNRDLNAKREQLDIERERIAILRGELETLQAQFARKTEGESEEGKVRGELTVALQSLTEEMRRLLGENYQRKNNVIGGIPVDSEYILFIIDTSGSMFNYGWDRMMEEMVNTLNLYPNVKGIQVMNDMGDYMFSNYRNKWIPDTPGRRDAILQRLKSWNPFSNSSPVEGIQKAVRSFYDPNKKISIYVLGDEFTGKSIRNVMLAVDRVNAQHGESKRNVRIHAIGFPIQFSRPPHLQTTGLRFAALMRELTYRNGGTFVGLNDFR; translated from the coding sequence ATGAGACGCAACCGCAACAAGCGACAACAGGAAGAGTTCAACATTTCCTTTCTCGACGTCATCTGCTGTGGCTTCGGTGCCATCGTACTGCTGCTGATGATCGCCAAGACCGTCGAACCCATCGTGCTGGAGGAGGCCGAGCTGGACCTCGACGGACAGGTGGAAGACTTGCAGCAACAACTCGCTGAAATCCGCGGCGAGACCACGGTGCTCAACCGCGATCTCAATGCCAAGCGCGAGCAGCTGGATATCGAGCGCGAGCGCATCGCCATTCTGCGCGGCGAGCTTGAAACCCTGCAGGCCCAGTTCGCGCGCAAGACCGAGGGCGAGTCGGAGGAAGGCAAGGTTCGCGGTGAGCTTACCGTCGCCCTGCAGAGCCTGACCGAGGAAATGCGTCGCCTGCTCGGTGAAAACTACCAGCGCAAGAACAATGTCATCGGCGGTATCCCGGTCGACAGCGAGTACATCCTGTTCATCATCGACACCTCCGGCAGTATGTTCAACTACGGCTGGGATCGCATGATGGAAGAGATGGTGAATACCCTGAACCTGTATCCCAATGTCAAAGGCATTCAGGTCATGAACGATATGGGGGACTATATGTTCTCCAACTACCGCAACAAGTGGATCCCCGATACCCCCGGGCGCCGCGACGCCATCCTGCAACGCCTGAAATCCTGGAACCCCTTCAGTAACTCCAGCCCGGTAGAGGGAATCCAGAAGGCGGTGCGCAGTTTCTATGACCCGAACAAGAAGATCAGTATTTATGTGCTGGGGGATGAATTTACCGGCAAGTCGATTCGCAATGTGATGCTGGCTGTGGATCGCGTCAACGCGCAACACGGGGAGAGCAAGCGCAATGTGCGTATTCACGCCATCGGCTTCCCGATCCAGTTCTCGCGCCCCCCACACCTGCAGACCACCGGTCTACGCTTTGCAGCATTGATGCGGGAATTGACCTACCGCAATGGCGGTACTTTCGTCGGTCTTAACGATTTCCGCTAG
- a CDS encoding VWA domain-containing protein has product MARKKRRFSAFSLSFLDIMSCGFGAVALIFLIIKHGSDQDIQAENQDLAAEVNLLQEEVEFGREHLVLARNTLDVTSDELADAQGLARRIMEQIEEVKGNIAEIDSNTEEQDIKRLQEKLKKLEEAKKQLEAENKKLGNNVRKFVGDGDRQYLTGLRLGGDRILILLDASASMLGDELIKVIRTRNMSSRVKRETEKWRRAVTTVSWLTAQFPQDSQYQIFTFNTGFRAAIPGTESRWLNVDDRDQMDQAIKELDKIVPEDGTSLERVFNAINGMSPLPDNIILITDGLPTQGMKAPRGNTISGKKRLDLFKRAVKALPKDVPVNVILAPMEGDPYAASEFWKLAMETQGSFLAPSRDWP; this is encoded by the coding sequence ATGGCGCGTAAGAAAAGGCGGTTTTCCGCCTTCAGCCTGTCGTTTCTGGACATCATGTCCTGCGGCTTCGGTGCCGTTGCGCTGATCTTTTTGATTATCAAGCACGGCTCCGACCAGGACATTCAGGCCGAAAACCAGGATCTCGCTGCAGAGGTCAACCTACTGCAGGAAGAGGTGGAGTTTGGTCGCGAGCACCTGGTGCTGGCCAGAAACACCCTCGACGTCACCAGCGACGAACTGGCGGACGCCCAGGGTCTGGCTCGCCGGATCATGGAACAGATAGAGGAAGTCAAAGGCAATATCGCCGAGATCGATAGCAACACCGAAGAACAGGATATCAAGCGCCTGCAGGAAAAACTCAAGAAGCTAGAGGAAGCGAAGAAGCAGCTCGAGGCCGAGAATAAAAAACTCGGCAACAACGTGCGCAAGTTTGTCGGGGACGGCGATCGGCAGTATCTCACCGGCCTCCGCCTCGGTGGCGACCGCATTCTGATCCTGCTGGATGCTTCCGCCAGCATGCTGGGCGACGAGCTGATCAAGGTAATCCGCACCCGCAATATGTCGTCGCGGGTCAAGCGTGAGACTGAAAAGTGGCGCCGTGCCGTGACCACTGTTTCCTGGCTCACTGCGCAATTCCCCCAGGACAGCCAGTACCAGATCTTCACCTTCAATACCGGCTTCAGGGCTGCAATTCCCGGCACCGAGAGCCGCTGGCTGAATGTGGATGACCGGGACCAGATGGACCAGGCCATCAAGGAGCTGGACAAGATCGTACCGGAGGATGGCACCAGCCTGGAGCGGGTCTTCAATGCCATCAATGGTATGAGCCCACTGCCGGACAACATCATCCTGATCACAGACGGCCTGCCTACCCAGGGCATGAAAGCACCGCGCGGCAATACGATTTCCGGCAAGAAGCGCCTGGATCTGTTCAAGCGTGCCGTCAAGGCACTGCCGAAAGACGTTCCGGTGAATGTCATTCTGGCGCCCATGGAGGGCGACCCCTACGCCGCCAGTGAATTCTGGAAACTCGCCATGGAAACCCAGGGATCGTTCCTGGCACCGTCGAGGGACTGGCCATGA
- a CDS encoding MotA/TolQ/ExbB proton channel family protein codes for MKFKSSDFVFQLFALLAAVILVHAVYVAIIRPNADALIEEQLAREAAGETYVQQRSLYIVMRDYEQEACFVLMLWAMAIMGLKAQRSMRERRLLDKALLNVSEGTPILPEDARDLSRPIQALPEEERNYLLPRALLTALQRFASTKNVAAVSNSVKEVCETEGDRLDSELAMVRYITWAIPSIGFIGTVRGIGEALSQAHKAVEGDIAGVTVSLGVAFNSTFIALVISIVIMFFTHQLQLMQERLVLDTQNYCDNHLLRFLKVG; via the coding sequence ATGAAATTCAAGTCGTCCGATTTTGTCTTCCAGCTATTTGCCCTGCTGGCGGCAGTCATCCTCGTGCACGCCGTGTATGTCGCGATAATCCGCCCGAATGCCGACGCACTGATCGAAGAACAACTGGCGCGGGAAGCCGCTGGTGAAACCTACGTTCAGCAACGTTCTCTGTATATCGTGATGCGCGACTACGAGCAGGAAGCGTGCTTTGTGCTGATGCTCTGGGCCATGGCCATCATGGGCCTCAAAGCGCAGCGCAGCATGCGCGAACGCCGCCTGCTGGACAAGGCGCTGCTCAATGTGAGTGAGGGAACCCCAATCCTGCCCGAGGACGCCAGGGACCTGTCGCGCCCGATCCAGGCACTGCCGGAGGAAGAGCGAAACTACCTGCTGCCCCGCGCCCTGCTCACGGCGCTACAGCGATTCGCCTCCACCAAAAATGTGGCGGCGGTTTCGAACTCAGTCAAAGAGGTCTGTGAAACCGAGGGCGACCGGCTGGATTCCGAACTGGCCATGGTCCGGTATATCACCTGGGCCATTCCGTCGATCGGGTTCATCGGCACCGTGCGCGGTATCGGTGAAGCCCTCTCCCAGGCCCACAAAGCTGTGGAGGGCGATATCGCCGGTGTGACGGTGAGCCTGGGTGTGGCTTTCAACTCCACCTTCATCGCCCTGGTCATCAGTATCGTGATCATGTTTTTCACCCATCAGCTCCAGCTCATGCAGGAGCGGCTGGTGCTGGACACACAGAATTATTGCGACAACCATCTGCTGCGGTTCCTCAAGGTCGGCTGA
- a CDS encoding PEGA domain-containing protein, whose protein sequence is MTAKEAVPVRDGERADDDFSVIQPTGFSPVQVEDRARQLLFSPRALVIAGSMLFGLLILVYLLVARSLIFETQPADADIKVSGFAIPLGDGHLVLPGDYEYTVTATGYLPKSGKVSVSGEKNSRHAVTLERLPGHLQVVSDPPVPVRILIDGAEVDSEQGLAQNIPAGRKRITVLTDRYLPFTREVDIEGLDNTQRLQAKLRPAWASVRISSNPPGATVTVEGEVLGTTPMTAELIQGDRVVEISKPQHKTAQVPVAVTAGVDQTLTPVDLAAADGILRLASTPDGASVTVNGEFRGRTPLDVELEPGSTHQVRLFKDGYSAVERTIDIAAGVEREMTIDLSAVFGKVRITSSPANAEVYIDGRLAGSAGETFTLPARSHRIVVRKDGFEDYETTVVPSAKLEQSIRAVLLTAEQARWSQVPAEVTHGAGGRMLLMRPNARFTMGSSRREQGRRANEVMRQVALNRPFYLGTTEVTNREYRRYQRMHSSSHVNGVSLDNDNLPVVNISWADAAMFCNWLSARDGLRPVYRAEGNRIVGFDASANGYRMPTEAEWAWAARFEGGSMKKFPWGNELPVQKNSGNYADNNAAQLVPAVLRTYSDRYAATAPVASYQPNSLGVYDLGGNVSEWIHDLYTIGTGLSMRREENPVGPQDGDYHVIRGSSWRHAGLTELRLSYRDYGAEPRNDVGFRLARWVN, encoded by the coding sequence ATGACAGCGAAGGAAGCGGTACCTGTCCGTGATGGTGAACGCGCGGACGATGACTTTTCAGTAATCCAGCCCACTGGTTTCTCTCCCGTGCAGGTGGAGGACCGTGCCCGACAGTTGCTGTTTTCGCCCCGGGCCCTGGTTATCGCCGGCAGTATGCTATTCGGCTTACTGATCCTCGTTTATCTCCTGGTAGCCCGCTCACTCATTTTCGAAACCCAGCCCGCAGATGCCGACATCAAAGTCAGTGGCTTTGCCATTCCGCTCGGCGACGGACACCTGGTCTTGCCGGGCGACTACGAATATACCGTGACTGCGACCGGCTACCTGCCGAAGAGCGGGAAGGTTTCCGTATCCGGAGAGAAAAACAGCCGCCACGCCGTCACGCTGGAGCGTCTGCCCGGCCACCTGCAGGTGGTGAGCGATCCTCCCGTGCCAGTGCGCATCCTGATCGACGGCGCCGAGGTCGACAGCGAGCAGGGACTGGCCCAAAACATCCCCGCTGGCCGCAAGCGCATCACTGTGCTCACCGACCGCTACCTGCCCTTCACCCGGGAGGTGGATATCGAGGGGCTGGACAATACCCAGCGCCTGCAGGCCAAGCTGCGCCCAGCCTGGGCCAGCGTGCGCATTAGCAGCAACCCACCGGGCGCCACCGTCACGGTCGAGGGTGAGGTACTGGGCACGACGCCGATGACAGCCGAGCTTATTCAGGGCGATCGCGTGGTGGAAATATCCAAGCCGCAGCACAAGACTGCCCAGGTACCGGTTGCCGTCACCGCCGGCGTCGATCAGACCCTCACTCCGGTGGACCTGGCCGCCGCAGACGGAATACTGCGTCTCGCCAGTACGCCTGACGGCGCCAGTGTCACCGTCAATGGTGAATTCCGGGGGCGCACCCCGCTGGATGTTGAACTCGAACCGGGCTCCACCCACCAGGTGCGTCTGTTCAAAGATGGTTATTCCGCCGTTGAGCGCACTATCGATATCGCCGCCGGGGTCGAGCGAGAGATGACCATCGATCTCTCCGCCGTATTCGGCAAGGTGCGCATCACCAGCAGTCCGGCCAACGCGGAAGTTTACATCGACGGCCGTCTGGCAGGCAGCGCAGGGGAAACCTTCACCCTGCCCGCGCGCAGCCACCGTATTGTGGTACGCAAAGACGGCTTCGAAGATTACGAGACCACGGTCGTGCCCAGCGCCAAACTGGAGCAGAGTATCCGCGCCGTGCTGCTGACCGCCGAACAGGCTCGCTGGAGTCAGGTGCCGGCGGAGGTCACCCATGGCGCAGGCGGTCGCATGCTTCTGATGCGACCCAATGCGCGATTCACGATGGGCTCCTCCCGTCGCGAGCAGGGTCGTCGCGCCAATGAGGTCATGCGTCAGGTCGCCCTGAACCGGCCCTTCTACCTGGGCACCACCGAGGTTACCAATCGCGAATATCGTCGCTACCAGCGCATGCACTCCTCCAGCCATGTGAACGGTGTCAGCCTGGACAATGACAACCTGCCAGTGGTGAACATCAGCTGGGCAGACGCGGCCATGTTCTGCAACTGGCTCAGTGCCCGCGATGGCCTGAGACCGGTCTATCGCGCCGAGGGCAATCGCATAGTCGGCTTTGATGCCAGCGCCAATGGCTATCGCATGCCAACCGAGGCCGAGTGGGCCTGGGCTGCCCGATTTGAGGGTGGCAGCATGAAGAAGTTTCCCTGGGGTAATGAGCTGCCGGTACAAAAAAATTCCGGCAACTATGCCGACAACAATGCGGCGCAACTGGTGCCCGCAGTTCTCCGTACTTACAGCGACCGCTACGCCGCCACGGCCCCGGTTGCCAGCTACCAGCCCAACTCACTGGGCGTCTACGACCTGGGCGGCAATGTCTCGGAATGGATTCACGACCTCTACACCATCGGTACCGGACTCTCCATGCGCAGGGAGGAGAACCCGGTTGGCCCGCAGGACGGTGACTACCACGTGATCCGCGGCTCAAGCTGGCGCCATGCCGGACTGACGGAACTGCGCCTTTCCTATCGGGATTACGGCGCCGAACCGCGCAATGACGTCGGATTTCGATTGGCTCGGTGGGTCAACTAG